In the genome of Chitinivibrionales bacterium, the window ATGCAGTGCATTGTCGGTAAAGAGTTCGGTTATGGCCCGGGAGAGAGAACCGGTGTTTTCGACTTCGAAGAATAGTCCGTTTGTGCGGTCGCTTACGATATGTTCGGTTGTCGGCAGCCGGGGGGCGATAACGGGGAGGCCTGCCGCAAAGTAATCTAAAATCTTTGTCGGACTTAAAAGGGCAAGGCTGAAAAAATATTTCTTATATGAAGCCAG includes:
- a CDS encoding glycosyltransferase; amino-acid sequence: MASYKKYFFSLALLSPTKILDYFAAGLPVIAPRLPTTEHIVSDRTNGLFFEVENTGSLSRAITELFTDNALHEHLCKGAQESAQKFSWEKRSERLTGFIGEVRNGPPLKDR